The following proteins are co-located in the Desulfotomaculum sp. genome:
- a CDS encoding multidrug ABC transporter substrate-binding protein: ILLRILSIAGSLFGIVFGVAGAKIFSYFANWSTTISIQAIVLSVAFALFVGVFFGYYPARRASRLNPAEALSYE; encoded by the coding sequence TTATTTTGTTACGGATCCTTAGCATAGCCGGATCTTTATTTGGAATTGTTTTCGGTGTCGCAGGAGCAAAGATCTTCTCCTATTTTGCGAACTGGTCTACGACAATTTCCATTCAGGCGATTGTACTTTCTGTAGCCTTTGCTCTTTTTGTCGGAGTGTTCTTCGGCTATTACCCGGCGCGCAGGGCATCCAGGTTAAACCCTGCAGAAGCGCTGAGCTATGAGTAG